The Collibacillus ludicampi region AATCAGGAAACTAGGAGATGGAGAAACATGAAGAAAACGTTCATGAAATTCGTTTTACCTTTGGCATTATTATTTACGTTAACCGCTTGTGGAACAAATAATCAAGCGGCACCCAAAGAGGATACGGGTAAAAATTTGCTTGAACAAATTCGTGCGGAAGGGACCATTCGCGTAGGTACGGAAGGTACGTATGCGCCGTTCACTTTTCATGATAAGGACGGTAAATTGACCGGTTTCGATGTCGATCTGATGACGGAAGTGGCCAAACGCATTGGTGTTAAGCCTCAATTTGTCGAGACGCAATGGGACGGCATGTTTGCCGGATTGGATTCCAAACGTTTCGATGTCGTAGCCAATGAAGTAGGGATTCGCCCGGATCGCCAACAAAAATACGATTTCTCCGAACCCTATATCGTTTCCAAAGCGGTCGTTCTCGTAGCGAAAGACAACAATACGATCCATTCGTTTGCCGATCTGAAAGGAAAAAAAGCGGCACAATCGTTAACCAGTAACTACGCGGACATCGCACGGAAAAACGGGGCGGAAATCGTAGGGACGGAAGGATTCAACCAGGCGATCGATTTGATTCTTTCCAAACGGGCGGATGCCACAGTGAATGACAGCCTGTCTTATCTTGATTTGAAGAAACAAAAACCGGATGTGCCTGTCAAAGTTGTAGCTGAACAAAGTGATGGCTCAAAAAGCGGTTTCCTCTTCCGGAAAGGGAACAAAGAACTCGTGGATGCTGTAAACAAAGCGTTGGAGGATATGAAGAAAGACGGCACGTATCTTAAGATCTCCGAGAAATGGTTTGGTACGGACGTATCAAAATAAGGGTGAACTAGATGTTTAGCGATGATCGGTCACAACGAATCATTGAAATTCTCACTCAATCGTTTGTTCCTTTATTGCAAGCGTTTGTCGAAGTTACCGTGCCCTTAACAATCATCTCGTTTGCTTTGGGATTGCTTCTCGCGCTATTTACGGCACTGGCTCGATTATCGAACATTAAACCGCTTGTAGGTATCATGCGGTTTTATGTTTGGATCATTCGGGGGACTCCATTGCTCGTCCAATTGTTCATTATCTTTTACGGACTCCCGAGTGTAGGAATCACCATCAATGCGTTCCCGGCTGCCGTGATCGGTTTTGTACTGAGTGTGGGGGCGTACAATTCGGAAATCATCCGTGCGGCCATCCTTTCGATCCCGAAAGGACAATGGGAAGCCGCGTACTCGATGGGCATGACGTACGCACAGGCATTGCGCCGGATCATTTTGCCGCAGGCCGCTCGGGTATCCATCCCGCCCCTGGCTAACAGTTTTATCAGTCTGGTGAAAGATACCTCTTTGGCCGCAACGATCACCGTGACCGAGATGTTCCGCGTGGCTCAGCAGATTACCGCCGTCACGTATGAGCCGCTGGTTCTGTATTGCGAGGCAGCCTTTGTCTATTTGATTTTCTGTACGATTCTTTCATCCGTACAGGCCCGGTTGGAAAAACGATTCGACCGCTATGTCGCGTAACGGGACGGAGGAATCATGATGATTACGATTCGCAATCTGCATAAACGATTCGATGATCGGGAAGTGCTCAGAGGGATCGACTTGCATGTCGAGGCGGGAAGCACGGTGGTGATAATCGGACCGTCGGGATCCGGGAAGACAACGCTTTTGCGGTGCATCAATCTTTTGGAGACCCCAACGAGCGGGACGATTACGCTTGGTGAGCATACGATCTCCTTTGATGAGAATCAAACGGTGAAGAAAGACGTTGTGATCGCTTTGCGCAAACAAACGGGAATGGTCTTTCAAAACTATCATCTGTTCCCGCATATGACCGCGCTGGAAAATGTGATGGAAGGCCAGGTCACTGTTCTCAAACGATCGAAAGAGTTTGCCCGTGAAAAAGCTCTTCAATTGTTGGACAAAGTCGGTTTGAAAGATCGCGCAGATATGTATCCCCATCAACTCTCCGGCGGACAGCAACAACGCGTGGGGATTGCTCGCGCGATGGCCATGGATCCTGCAGTACTCTTGTTTGATGAGCCAACATCCGCACTGGATCCGGAGCTCGTCGGCGAAGTATTAAAAGTGATGAAAGAATTGGCGCGTGAAGGCATGACGATGGTCGTTGTCACACATGAGATGAACTTCGCTCGCGAAGTTGCCGATCAAGTCGTATTTGTGGATCAAGGCGTCATCGTTGAACAAGGGACGCCGGAGCAGATCTTTCTTCACTCCAATAACGAACGTACGTTGCAGTTTCTAAACAAACTGAAACATTAAAGTAATGGAAGAACGCTTGGGCTTAGGCCCAGGCGTTTTCTTTTCTCGTGACCCTTGCTGATGGGAAACGTTCATTTTTACCTGGGTTTATTTATCAAATCATTTGCTATATTATTAAACTTGCACTCGCTCATGAGAGAAAGGGATAGAATACCTGAGAAGGAAGGGGGAGTCCAGAATGCGTCAAACGATCGTTTTTATTGCCGCACTCGTTCTATTCGTTCTACTTATTGTACTATTATTTTTCTTTGGTCGAACCATTAACAAAATGACATTGACCACACGGACGGTTGATCAAGAGAACGTGAAACCCAACGCTTATCATTTCGTCTTGATTTCGGAACAGTTTGACAACCCTTACTGGCGGTCTGTGGAACAAGGGGCTCAAGATGCCGCCAAGGAAAGGCATGTCACCTTGGAATACATGGGTCCTTTTCGCAGCAACATTGACGACCACTTGAAGATTCTCGATCAGGCGATCGCGGCGAAAGTGGACGGCATTCTCGTCCAAGGATTGAACGACTCGCTGTACGCACCGGTGATTAATAAAGCGATCGAGCGGGGGATTCCCGTAATTACCGTCGATACGGATGCACCGAGCAGCAGAAGACTGTCATATGTAGGCACCGATAATTATCAGGCAGGTCTCGATCTAGGAAAGGAAGTGGTACGAATCTTGCGGGGAAAAGGACGTATCGCCATCATAACGGGGACGTTTGGCACTACCAATCAAGAGATGCGCGTGAAAGGAATTAAGGACGCGGTGAGAGATGCGGATATACAAATCGTCAGCATTCGTTCTTCTCAGATTTCACGGATTCAGGCGACCGAACAAACGAACCAGATTTTGTCTGCTTATCCGGATCTTGATGCGATCGTCGGTACGAGCGCGACGGATGCTTTGGGTATCTATGATGCGGTGAAAGAGAGAAGCAATACGCACCTGAAAATCATCGGTTTCGATGATCTGACACAGACATTAACATTGTTGAACGAAGGCAAGATCGCTGCTACGATCATTCAGAAACCTTACTGGATGGGGTATCGGGCGGTGAACCTTCTCGCGGATGTGAAAGAAGGGAAGACGATTCAACCCAGGGTTTATACAGGCACGCAAATTTTAGAAAGAAAAGATGTGATTGGACGGTGAATATTCGCACGAAACTGTTGGTATTTATCCTATTGCTCGTGATCCTGTTAAACAGCGTATCTCTATTTCTGTATCAAAATGCGCGTTCGATTCAAAACGGATATAGCGAAATCATGGAACGGTTCGTCTTATTGAATCAAATTAGCAAATACGTAGATAATAATTTGCGAATATTGAATCTTTATGTTATTGAACGGAGCCAATCGGATCTTGTCCAATTCAAGACCAGCCAGGACCAATTGATCAATGCGCTGAAAGATCTGGATCGAATTGTGGAACGAAGTGACAATCAGCTGGCATTGGCAAACTTACGCCACATGATTGAGACTTTTATCCAAGAAGAGAATCGGACATTGCAGGCGATCATGAATAAACAAAACGAGTACACGATCCATTTTGAAGAAGCGGAAAAAGTGTCCGGCTACATACGCGAACAATCACAAAAGCTGTTGATGATCGAACTGGATGCGTATCACCCGATTTTCCAGACAATTGTCCAAAGCAATCTGCAATTGAACCGGATCGGTATCGGAATCTTTTTTGTGTCAACCATCCTTTCGATATTATTTGCCGTCTGGTTTTCCAAGGGAATCACCGATCCGATTCACCGCTTGGTCAAGGCGGCAAACCGCATCTCACGCGGTGAGCTTGAGTTCATCGACATGGATTTCAAGATCACGGCGAAAGATGAGGTGGGACGGCTCGCGGATGCTTTTCAGCGCATGCAGCGCAATATTCACGATTTGGTCATCGAGATCCAACACAAGGCGAACATTGAAAAAGAATTGAAGGAACAGGCACTCAAACATGCGGAAGTGGATCGCATGATTAAAGAGTTGGAGCTCAAAACGTTACAAAGCCAGATCAATCCCCATTTTCTGTTCAATACATTAAACTCTTTGGCAAAATTGGCTTATATTGAGGGGGCTGAACAAACCAGCGAGTTGACGACATCCGTGGCGAATCTGTTGCGTTACAACTTGCGCAAACTTGACCGTCCCGTGACCCTGCGGGAAGAAGTGCAGCATGTCAAAGAGTATCTTGCCATCCAGAAAGCGCGGTTCCGTGATCGGGTGACCTATGAAATCGACATCGACGAACGTTTTCTCGATGTGTTGATCCCTAGTCTTACACTTCAGCCCATTGTGGAGAACGCGTTTATTCACGGAATCGAAAGCCTTGAGCAGGGAGCCCGTATCCGTCTCGTGGTCACAGGCGGGGATGACAAGGTCGAGATGCGGGTGGAAGATAACGGGATCGGCATGGAAGAAGATGTGGTAAACCGCCTTCTTACGGATGTTGAAATCCAAAAACGTCATGGTCATTCCACTGGCCTTGGTTTGCAGAATGTATGGAAGCGTCTGCAGCTTTTTTATCAGCAGGAACCTTTCATTCGAATTGTAAGCAAAAGGGGAATGGGTACAAGTGTACAGATTACGATTCCGTACTCCAGAACAGGTGAGGTGATGGAACATGCTTAAACTTTTGCTTGTCGATGATGAACCATTGGAACGGGAAGGCTTGGAAATGATGATTAACAGGGAACTGCCGGGGGTATGGCAGTGCATTCACGCGGAGAACGGCAGGAGGGCCGTCGAATTGGCGGAAATACACCAGCCGGACGTGATTTTTATGGATATCCGCATGCCGGGTGTATCCGGTTTGGAAGCCTTGAAGTTCATCAAACAAAAATGTCCGGATGCGCGAATGGTACTGGTGACTGCGTATGAACAGTTTGAGTACGCACGTGAAGCGATTCGTATGGGGGTGAAAGAGTATCTCTTAAAACCGGCGAGAAAAGAGCAGGTATTGAGTCTTTTGCAGCGTTTGCGAGAGGAACTGTCTGAAGAGAGGCAGAGGCGCGATTCCGAACAACAAATGAAACAAAAACTAACGAATTTCATACAACTCGCGGAAAGTGAAATTGCATATGCGCTCATTTTTGACCCGTTGCAAGAAGAAAGAGGAAAGGAGCTTTTTGCTTATTTGGACCTTCCCGTTGCCGGCGGTTATGCGTTAACCTTGTCATTTCCCGCTACTCAAGGCGAATCGATGAGCTTCTTGAACGAAAAAAGGAAGCGCGTGTATCACAGTATAAAGAATTTTGTGAAAACGATGCATCAGGCAGTGGTCAGCCCGTTTGTCGGTAATCATGTGAGCTGTTTTGTTCTGGAACCTAACCTTCCCTACAGCGATTACCGTTCTCAATCGACGTACCTCGCCCGCGTCTTGTTGAATCGTTTGAAAACCGATTTCAACGTAACGGTCAATGTGGGAATCGGCAGACAAGCGACATCATACGAGGAATTGAGACGTTCTTATCTGGAATCGTTCGCTGCCTCTCAAGGGAATGTGAGCGGGCGTATTCGTTATTATGAGGCGATGGGAGCGCAGGATAAAGAGGCGATTCTTCCCGTAGAGGACATTCGACCTCTTGTGGATGCCTTGTTGCAAGGTGAACAGCAAAAGGCTGTCGACATCCTGTTAGACGTTTGGCATCGTCTCGGTTTCGATGAAATCCTTCATGCAGATAACGGATTGCGTTTTTTTATTGAGCTGTTTGCTATTCTGCAATGGCATTTATTCGAAATGGGAATCGTGATTGAGAAACCCCCGGTGTTCTCCCAAACAATGTCATCCGAACAATGGCTGATGATTGCGTGCCGGGAGATTCATGCATGGTGTCGTCTGATTCGATTGAAGAAGGAGGAGAAGCAGACCGATTGTATCGCGCGTATGAAAGAATACTTGGCCGAGAGCTATATGAAAGACCTTACGCTTGAACAAGCGGCCGAGTATGTGAATCTCAGTCCATACTATTTTAGCAAGCTGTTCAAACAACATACGGGAGAAACGTTCATCGACTATCTTACCCGTTTGCGCATCGAGAAGGCGAAAGAACTGATTCGCAATCCCGAAAAGAGTTTGAAAGAAATCTGTTATCT contains the following coding sequences:
- a CDS encoding amino acid ABC transporter permease; its protein translation is MFSDDRSQRIIEILTQSFVPLLQAFVEVTVPLTIISFALGLLLALFTALARLSNIKPLVGIMRFYVWIIRGTPLLVQLFIIFYGLPSVGITINAFPAAVIGFVLSVGAYNSEIIRAAILSIPKGQWEAAYSMGMTYAQALRRIILPQAARVSIPPLANSFISLVKDTSLAATITVTEMFRVAQQITAVTYEPLVLYCEAAFVYLIFCTILSSVQARLEKRFDRYVA
- a CDS encoding sensor histidine kinase; protein product: MNIRTKLLVFILLLVILLNSVSLFLYQNARSIQNGYSEIMERFVLLNQISKYVDNNLRILNLYVIERSQSDLVQFKTSQDQLINALKDLDRIVERSDNQLALANLRHMIETFIQEENRTLQAIMNKQNEYTIHFEEAEKVSGYIREQSQKLLMIELDAYHPIFQTIVQSNLQLNRIGIGIFFVSTILSILFAVWFSKGITDPIHRLVKAANRISRGELEFIDMDFKITAKDEVGRLADAFQRMQRNIHDLVIEIQHKANIEKELKEQALKHAEVDRMIKELELKTLQSQINPHFLFNTLNSLAKLAYIEGAEQTSELTTSVANLLRYNLRKLDRPVTLREEVQHVKEYLAIQKARFRDRVTYEIDIDERFLDVLIPSLTLQPIVENAFIHGIESLEQGARIRLVVTGGDDKVEMRVEDNGIGMEEDVVNRLLTDVEIQKRHGHSTGLGLQNVWKRLQLFYQQEPFIRIVSKRGMGTSVQITIPYSRTGEVMEHA
- a CDS encoding amino acid ABC transporter substrate-binding protein, coding for MKKTFMKFVLPLALLFTLTACGTNNQAAPKEDTGKNLLEQIRAEGTIRVGTEGTYAPFTFHDKDGKLTGFDVDLMTEVAKRIGVKPQFVETQWDGMFAGLDSKRFDVVANEVGIRPDRQQKYDFSEPYIVSKAVVLVAKDNNTIHSFADLKGKKAAQSLTSNYADIARKNGAEIVGTEGFNQAIDLILSKRADATVNDSLSYLDLKKQKPDVPVKVVAEQSDGSKSGFLFRKGNKELVDAVNKALEDMKKDGTYLKISEKWFGTDVSK
- a CDS encoding helix-turn-helix domain-containing protein, whose product is MLKLLLVDDEPLEREGLEMMINRELPGVWQCIHAENGRRAVELAEIHQPDVIFMDIRMPGVSGLEALKFIKQKCPDARMVLVTAYEQFEYAREAIRMGVKEYLLKPARKEQVLSLLQRLREELSEERQRRDSEQQMKQKLTNFIQLAESEIAYALIFDPLQEERGKELFAYLDLPVAGGYALTLSFPATQGESMSFLNEKRKRVYHSIKNFVKTMHQAVVSPFVGNHVSCFVLEPNLPYSDYRSQSTYLARVLLNRLKTDFNVTVNVGIGRQATSYEELRRSYLESFAASQGNVSGRIRYYEAMGAQDKEAILPVEDIRPLVDALLQGEQQKAVDILLDVWHRLGFDEILHADNGLRFFIELFAILQWHLFEMGIVIEKPPVFSQTMSSEQWLMIACREIHAWCRLIRLKKEEKQTDCIARMKEYLAESYMKDLTLEQAAEYVNLSPYYFSKLFKQHTGETFIDYLTRLRIEKAKELIRNPEKSLKEICYLVGYRNPAYFSRVFKKWVGQTPSEYRARFE
- a CDS encoding sugar-binding protein is translated as MRQTIVFIAALVLFVLLIVLLFFFGRTINKMTLTTRTVDQENVKPNAYHFVLISEQFDNPYWRSVEQGAQDAAKERHVTLEYMGPFRSNIDDHLKILDQAIAAKVDGILVQGLNDSLYAPVINKAIERGIPVITVDTDAPSSRRLSYVGTDNYQAGLDLGKEVVRILRGKGRIAIITGTFGTTNQEMRVKGIKDAVRDADIQIVSIRSSQISRIQATEQTNQILSAYPDLDAIVGTSATDALGIYDAVKERSNTHLKIIGFDDLTQTLTLLNEGKIAATIIQKPYWMGYRAVNLLADVKEGKTIQPRVYTGTQILERKDVIGR
- a CDS encoding amino acid ABC transporter ATP-binding protein, encoding MITIRNLHKRFDDREVLRGIDLHVEAGSTVVIIGPSGSGKTTLLRCINLLETPTSGTITLGEHTISFDENQTVKKDVVIALRKQTGMVFQNYHLFPHMTALENVMEGQVTVLKRSKEFAREKALQLLDKVGLKDRADMYPHQLSGGQQQRVGIARAMAMDPAVLLFDEPTSALDPELVGEVLKVMKELAREGMTMVVVTHEMNFAREVADQVVFVDQGVIVEQGTPEQIFLHSNNERTLQFLNKLKH